The nucleotide sequence TATGTTTCTAGAATTATCTCTGGTCTTCCTGACACTGGACCATAACTTAACACCCCCGACATTCACTCTGGGCCACCTTTTGGTTTTCCTTCAGCCCTTTCTGGGGACCTGCCGCTTGACATCCTTGTGACATGTGTCTGCTGCAGTGGGAACCTGAGTCGCTATTCCAGACCCACCCgaattttgtcttttgttctgTAAAAATAATGTGTTGTAGTTTCCAGATCATAAAAGTGTTACCTGCTTGATTTGGAAACCAGGAAGATATAGcaaattgtaaataaaaaataaaaattacgcAATCCCTCATCTAGCAATAATCTCTATGAACACTTGGACACTTCTCCTTCTGGATGTTTCTCTCTGTGATGGATCTTTTCATATATCCATATAAATGTAGGAGAACATTTTTATatcaaactgaaatttttaaattgcatcttGCTTTTTTTGCCCTATTTTTGGGCTATGAGCATTTACCTATATTATAAAATAGGATTATAAATGACTCCATACTATTTCATAATGTTTCATCATTTGGACACATCactatttatttaataatctgTATATTTggagaacttttttattttcatcttttatatttgGAAACGTCCTAGGTTTTGGCAAGTCTCTGATTAGCACTATTGCTAtcatatatttcagtttttttattagttctttagTTTTACATGATGGTAGAGTTATGTTGCTTCCATctatccattttaatttttttttttttagaaaaagtatcCAGGAATTACCTTGTAGATTTGTTCAggcttttgttgttatttcttctACAGTGTATCTGAGAATTTCATGCCTTGAATGGGTAAAAGTTAATTGTCAGTTTTCGAGGACTTGCTAAGGGTTAGAGCACCTGTGTGGTCCTctgaggggagggtgggagggaggaggcaccATGGCTTCCGGTCCCTGAGACCTCAGGGATAAAGTTTTCCTTCTGGAGATGTGGTTGGGATGGGTCTCAGGACTGGGAGACCAGCCATTGGAGGGCAGTCAAATGCCCATATTAGTTCTCTAGTCACCTCTTAACTTCCTGAACTGGATCCAGCCTCCCACTTATGTGATTCTATGTCCCCAGACCCACCCGGCCTCCAGCGGCTGGGTAATCCTTCATGATTTCTCCTCCCAGCTTAGTCTTGGATCCTTCAGGCCAAAGCTAAACTTTTGTGGGCAGAGCAAGCTAATTCCGTTCCTGAGACCGAAGGAAAAAGTTGAGATCAGGCAGAGACCTCGTTGGTCCCTGTAAGGTCTTTCTCCTGGCAACTTCCTGTTGTCTACCTCGGGATTTCTTGGCTGCCTGCAGGTTTCTACATGAAATCCAGCTGAACTGTGCTGTCAACAAGATGAGCGTGGACAATCTGGCCACTGTGATTGGTGTGAATCTTATCCGGTCGAAGGTCGAAGACCCTGCCGTGATCATGAGAGGTACACAAGTCTGGTCCTGCACAGAAGGCAGGCCCAGGGGCAGTAACGATGGCAGCACTACCCTCATGTTTGTGCAGGGCTCTGAATTTTGCCAAGCGCTTCCAATCAATTATCTGATCTGAATCAGATGTGAGGCAAGGAGGCCTGGAATGACGTCCATGTGCCAAACCACAACATCTGAGAGAGATCAAGAACTTGTCCCGTGGTCACACAGCATCATAGGCTGACATGAAAATAGCTAGTGCTTCCTGAAATACCTTAGCCAGGTGGAGTAAACAAGATTTCATTGTGTGAGTCAGCTCACAAAGAGGCTGCTGGATTGAGAAGACTTCGGAGGTTGTGTCTTGTACTGATACATACTGTGGGTACAGGGAGGCAGTGTGCCCGGCACACATTTGATACGTGTCCAGTAAGAAACCAGGCGTCATTGAGGACCACATCAGGAGAGAAAGATGTCTGCATGTTCTCTTCTGTAATATTGCTATTTTCCTGATCAGAAATGAATCCAAAGAATTATAGGCTGAAAATAACCTTAATGGCTCCCTCTTCCACCCTCCTAGACCATTCTTTTCATAGTAATCTCCTACTCCAAGCAATTAAGAAGGGTCCCCGAGAGGAGAAAAATGAGGTTCTTTGGGGCCCCGTGGTTCCAAAGCCAAGCCTGGAGATATCCCATGGCTGGAAACTGTTGAAGACCACCTGTCTCTTATCCCCTAGTCCAGCACTACagatctctttcttctttctttcagggACTCCGCAGATCCAAAGAGTGATGACCATGATGATTAGAGACCATGAAGTCCTCTTCCCGAAGTCCAAGGATGCACCCCTGTCACCCCCTGCCCAGAAAAATGATCCCAAGAAACCTCCAGTGCCCCGAAGCTCTGTGGGCTGGGACGCCACTGAAGACCCTCCGATTTCTAGGACAGACAGCTTTAGTAACACGGTAAGACGCAGAGAGACTTTTCTGTCTCCCTTGGTCTCTTCCTTTAATCCGGGTCATTTCGTGTGGAGCTGCTCTGGGTGCCAAGCTGGCAGCTTTGGATGTTGCTGTGGCAGGGTGCCCAGCCGCTGCAGGTCCACCAAACTCACCTTGAGATCCTGGCCTCCTTTAACATTTGGCCACTGCGGGCATCCTGTGTACCAAGTGCCTAAAATCTGGGCAATGCCATCCTTTCTGCAAATCTCTCCAAAAGAGAAACCTGTTCAAACACATACCAGGGAAGTTCAAGGGGAAAAAGAGATTCCATGTTGTAAACATGTTGGTGAGACTTGTTGAAAGTTCTGTGTGAAAGTCCAGAGAGAACTGGCTTCCCGCTAACCCTGAAACGTGATTCCTTCCTCAGAGTATGCAATGTGTTCGTGTAATACTTCTCATCCCCTGATAAGCTGTCTCAGCAATGTCAGCCCCCCCACTTGTACAGAAAAGCCGGAGCTCACGTTCCCAATGTCTAAAAACTCTGCAGATTCCAACATGTAGACTGTTTGAGGGCAATAATttacaaaggtcaaatatttttatttttatatctacagggacaaatattttaaaaaataacatgtgaACTTTATGTAGCAGCTTCATCTTTTCTGtgtggtcaacaaataaatataagattTCTCATTGACCAGATAAATTAAATCACCTATAGTACTGTTATtcttaaagatgaaaaaacaaaagtgataGAGATAGTAGCTGTGGCTTTTCTTAGATAAAATTTGTCTGGACATAGACATCTTactaacattgaaaaaaaattgcaatgtaGAAATACTCATATTTCGTGCAAAAAATTTACCCTAGCAGTCTTTGAGAATAGCCGTTGCTATGCTCATTTGTTGAGTTTCCACTATTCGTTGTTTGTGATGGCCAGCTCCTATGCTGGGAAGCTTAATTAGATCACCTCTGGAGTCCTCACCATGACATTGTAAGACAAAATTTACCAGGTGCATTTTTTGATGGAGGACCTGAGGCCAGAGAGGTCGACCAGTTGGCCCAGCATGGCAGCACTAGAATGTTGTAGAATAGGATTTAGGTCTAGTTCCCACTGCAGGACCCACATGCTTCTGACTCCAAGGAGTATTGTTGAAGCAGATGATTAGTTAGAAGACAGAGGGAGCTTGAACCCTGATTTTCatgttatcatttttatgttttgtgctcaattctctctctttctttaattttaaaatatataatttatgtacatgtttcaaaaggggaggaaaaagatGTGCATTGAGAAGTCTTGTTCTCTCACCTATTCTCACACACCGTATTTCCTacctttattagtttttttattcATGCTTCCAGTATTTCTTTGTGCAGATATAAAGACATGAATGTAAATTGTTATctctttttacataaaatatagcaTAATTTCTCTCTTCCACTCCATCTGCACTCTTTCCACATGTACACATTACTCTGTATCTTGCATTTTTTAACTTAGTGGTATATCCTAGAGACTTTTTCATGTTGATACGTAAACAGCTACTTCACATGACCTCATATTTTTGGCAGGTATATAGTGTTCCATTCTGTACATTGCCATAATCTACTTAACCAGTCTCTGTAGATGCACAACTTATTTTCAGCCCTTTACACTACAGAGAAGGCCACAGGGAATAACTTTGACCTTAACTCCTTTTGTAGTCAGCCAGATATATTTCTGAGCTAAATTGCCAGAAGTGGCATTGCTGGGTCAGAGGATAAGTGGATAAAAAATAGTgtaattttgataaaaatgattAGAGTTTgtgtcattttatatttccacaagCCATGCATGAAAGAATCTGTTTTTCTACAGTTTCACCAACAGATTTAGGGGGTTTGCCCATCTGATAGGTGATAACTGGTATTTTAGTAATCTTAATTTGTGTTTCTCCTACTGTGAAGAAGGGTTAAGTATCTTTTCTACATGTAAGGGCTGGTTGCATTGTTTTTTCGCTATGAATTGTCTAATCTTGTCTTTGCTCATATTTATGTTgattgttcatctttttcttctcagtctGTATAAGCTTTCTGTGATAAGGGAGAGTAGCCAATGTGAGAAGCCCCTTCATATATCAGGGGGAGTTGCCTAGGATACACATTTCCAGTATTTTTGTCAGTTTGTCATCTGGCTTTTGATTTAGCATATggtgatttgtttgttttagttctcttttttcttttggaggtCCTGGAAATCCATGTTGATTGAATTTATTGAACTTTTCTTTGTGGTTTCTGAATTTTGAGTCATAGAAAGAAGTCCCATCATTTGCtcataaaaggattttttttttaaccacaaacaAGCAAATGATTTTAAACCAGTACTTCATCTCTAGAGTATGGACCAGTTCCTTATGTACAATATCTTTTTGGAAAATTACCATGCAGATCATCAAGTAAAGTGACAAATTAAGAGATGGTCTCCTAATTAAGAGTGTCACAgtgtggctcttttttttttgcaaggctCTAATCCTTAGGGGCAGAACACACAGGTGGAAAATTGCATGTAACACCCATGGCCATTTTTTCTAGGCAAGTGACTCTGATGCCACAAGCCCTACTGGACTACAACCAAGTGACCAGCTTCAGGACAGCAGCAAAGCCCCCAGGGAAAAGCCAGGAGATTGGAAGCTACAATCCCGAAAAAGGACTCAAACACTCCCTAACCGGAAATGTTTCTTGACATCAGCTTTTCAAGGTGCCAACAGTAGCAAAGTGGAGATCTTTAAAAATGAGTTCTGGTCACCTTCATCAGACACTAAGGCAGGGGAAGGACATCGGAGAGCCTTGTCTCAAGACTGGCGCCCCCTCTCAGACTCCCAGAGGACTTCCACCTACGATAATGTCCCTGCTCAGCCGGCGTCCCCTGGGGATAGAGCCAGTGCACTCTCTTCCCCTGCCTGTGACTCCAGGAGAGATCCTCTTGGCAGCACAAACTCTGAAACTGGGCTTGCAAGAAAGAACTCTGGAGAAGAGGAAATTGACTCTTTGCAGAGGGAGGTCCAGGAACTCCGAAAGGAAATAGAAACACAGAAGCAAACGTATGAGGAACAGATTAAAAGGTAAGTTACCGGAAGAGGAGCGCCAGGCGGTACTTGATTTCCACCTGGAGAAGCAATAGGCATTGTCCTTATCTGCCAAAAAATTCACATTATGAAACTTTCTAGGGAAGACAGTAATCTGGAACAATCGAGCCTAATAAGTCAAAAGGTTCAGGGAATAATGAGATAcctaaattaatgaaaacctaaCCTTTAGATTAGATTTATGAAAACCTAAATATCTAAGCCTAAGCAGCTTCATCAACATTCTCCAGATCGTGGTTCCTTAAGGGTAAACAGGCTTTAATGAGTtaagaagaactttaaaaatatttcatgtccTTGTCATTTGTGAATTCtccaaatatttcttgagcaccTCCTGTGCCTGTGGACCAAGCAAGCACCAATCCAGGTGCTGGGAACAGCACCGAACAATAGATAAAAGTGCCTATGCTTATAGACAGCTCTCTTCCTGTGAGGACAAACGAACAATAAAACTGTGTAACAAAATATATGTTATGTCAGATGGTAGAAATGCTGTCGGCCAGGAGGTTGGAGAGTTCAGGAAGTCCATTAGAAGTGCCAGTGTTAAATGGGGTGGTCAAGGAAGGCCTCACTCACGAGGTATGTAAGCAAAGGCCCAAAGGAGATGAGGACACAGTCAGGCCCATAGATGGGGAAAGAGAAGCAACGGTGCAGAGGCCTGAGAAGCAGGCGGGTCTGGCAGGTTTGTGCACACCAGGAGCTGAAGTGCCTGGAAGCAGAGAAGGGCAGAAAAAGGACAGGAGGCCAGGGTACAGTAGGGTTTTGTCAGCCATCGGGAAGCCTGATTAAGATGGAAGCCACTGGACCGTTTCTGCCTCACTTAATGATTTGTCTTCCCACTGGTTCTGTTGAGCACAGACTGCAGGGTCCAAACAGAAGTGGAAGGCCAGTTTGTCAGCTGGCGCTACAATCTCATGCAAATTCCCAAATGTTTGCCCACAATTTATTCCTTggggtaaagaaaatatttttgtggaatCTTTTTGATACTCCTGATTGGCCAGCAAATTCTTTGCAAGAGAAAACCTCAATCTAAGTGTGAACACTAGTCATAAGATCTTGAAGTGTGAATTATcaggttttcatttctatggataCTTTCTGAAAGGAAGACTGTTCCGAGCCCCCATCCATTGTTCCCTACAGACAGCTCCGTCTAGAAGTGAAATGCAGCTCCTTTGTCTGAGAACCTGTAATCGGTCATCTGTAGAATTATAAGCTTTCTGTGACATCTTGGCAGTGGACAGAACAGCCTCAGAGAAAGCTCACATCACACTCTAACACAAGTGGCATTGCCAGAGTAGAAAGAGAAGCAGCTGCCACAGAGGTGGCTGCTCCTCTTGAATAGAACAGAGTCCTGTGAATCTAGCTGTCAGGGGAGCCCTGTCcacagcagagggaggaggaccAATAGCCTGGCAGTTAGTCTGCCCTAAGTTTTGTGCTTCAGAAACATCTTTTCATGGAACCCCCACA is from Sciurus carolinensis chromosome 13, mSciCar1.2, whole genome shotgun sequence and encodes:
- the Arhgap25 gene encoding rho GTPase-activating protein 25 isoform X4, whose product is MPHIPKMPRWELGCGFPALALLFCWDFRRKTPGLRKKAVFGQRLDETVAYEQKFGPHLVPILVEKCAEFILEHGVNEEGIFRLPGQDNLVKQLRDAFDAGERPSFDRDTDVHTVASLLKLYLRDLPEPVVPWSQYEGFLLCGQLMNADEAKAQQELMKQLSSLPRDNYSLLSYICRFLHEIQLNCAVNKMSVDNLATVIGVNLIRSKVEDPAVIMRGTPQIQRVMTMMIRDHEVLFPKSKDAPLSPPAQKNDPKKPPVPRSSVGWDATEDPPISRTDSFSNTASDSDATSPTGLQPSDQLQDSSKAPREKPGDWKLQSRKRTQTLPNRKCFLTSAFQGANSSKVEIFKNEFWSPSSDTKAGEGHRRALSQDWRPLSDSQRTSTYDNVPAQPASPGDRASALSSPACDSRRDPLGSTNSETGLARKNSGEEEIDSLQREVQELRKEIETQKQTYEEQIKSLEKENYDVWAKVVRLNEELEKEKKKFAALEISLRNVERSREDVERRNKVLEEEVKEFVKSMKEPKADA